One region of Carya illinoinensis cultivar Pawnee chromosome 8, C.illinoinensisPawnee_v1, whole genome shotgun sequence genomic DNA includes:
- the LOC122318303 gene encoding uncharacterized vacuolar membrane protein YML018C-like isoform X3: MSWKYRAGLFLIAAVVVIWVSSAEVTQGIFTDYKQPFAVTYLGASLLVVYLPVAFLKDWVCNILKRRSSKSGKNAESMNDFSVGLSSTLKYIGGQKNFELELQGTLNRKDSEADLSPLEEGRPLVAKHKDDAHILKQDRELTTREIATYGFYIAPIWFVTEYLSNAALARTSVASTTVLSSTSGLFTLFIGAFLGQDSLNIAKVVAVFVSMAGVAMTTLGKTWATDDSQTNASANGKRSLVGDLFGLLSAMSYGLFTVLLKKFAGEEGERIDVQKLFGYIGLFSLVALWWLVWPLTALGIEPKFTIPHSAKMDEVVLANGFVGSVLSDYFWALCVVWTTPLVATLGLSLTIPLAMLADMVIHGRHYSAIYILGSVQVFAGFIIANLSDWFSKKLGL, translated from the exons ATGAGTTGGAAATACAGGGCTGGGTTGTTCCTGATAGCTGCTGTTGTTGTTATATGGGTCTCCTCTGCAGAAGTCACCCAG GGCATATTTACAGACTACAAGCAGCCATTTGCAGTAACATATCTTGGAGCTTCTCTTTTGGTAGTCTACCTTCCAGTAGCATTCTTAAAGGATTGGGTGTGTAATATCCTAAAACGTCGGTCTTCTAAAAGTGGAAAAAATGCAGAAAGCATGAATGATTTTTCTGTTGGTTTGAGTTCTACTCTAAAATACATTGGAGGCCAGAAGAACTTTGAATTGGAACTTCAGGGAACCTTGAATAGAAAAGATAGTGAAGCAGACCTTTCACCTCTCGAAGAAGGAAGGCCATTGGTTGCTAAACACAAAGATGATGCCCACATACTGAAACAAGATAGAGAGCTTACAACCAGAGAAATTGCTACTTATGGATTTTACATTGCCCCGATCTGGTTTGTAACCGAG TATTTATCAAATGCTGCACTGGCACGTACAAGCGTTGCAAGTACGACAGTATTATCCTCTACTTCAGGACTTTTTACCCTTTTCATTGGTGCGTTTCTGGGCCAAGATTCTTTAAACATAGCAAAAGTAGTTGCTGTCTTTGTAAGCATGGCTGGTGTTGCCATGACGACTCTGGGAAAAACCTGGGCTACTGATGATTCACAGACGAATGCTTCTGC CAATGGGAAACGTTCTCTTGTTGGGGATCTTTTTGGCCTTCTCTCGGCTATGTCATATGGTTTGTTTACAG TGCTTCTAAAAAAGTTTGCAGGTGAAGAAGGAGAAAGGATTGATGTGCAGAAGTTGTTCGGCTATATAGGATTATTTTCACTTGTAGCATTGTGGTGGCTCG ttTGGCCATTGACAGCTTTGGGAATTGAACCCAAGTTCACAATTCCTCATTCTGCCAAGATGGACGAAGTTGTTCTTGCCAATGGCTTTGTAGGAAGCGTCCTCTCTGACTACTTTTG GGCACTATGTGTTGTATGGACAACTCCACTTGTAGCCACCTTGGGCCTGTCACTCACCATACCTCTTGCTATGTTGGCTGACATGGTGATCCATGGTCGTCACTATTCAGCAATTTACATTCTTGGTTCAGTTCAG GTATTTGCTGGTTTTATAATAGCTAACCTTTCAGACTGGTTCTCAAAGAAGTTGGGATTATAG
- the LOC122318304 gene encoding ER membrane protein complex subunit 7 homolog, giving the protein MRSTPVILLLLLHSLLCFSSLSLSHAISAGDGYTINGRVKLRSMGAQGFGLPGKLSNVKVILNGGQRVTFLRPDGYFSFHNVPAGTHLIEVDAIGYFFSPVRVDVSARNPGKVQATLTENRRGLNELVLEPLREEQYYEIREPFSIMSLVKSPMGLMMGFMVVVMFLMPKLMENMDPEEMRRAQEEMRSQGVPSLANMLPGGAARS; this is encoded by the exons ATGAGATCCACACCGGTTATTCTCTTGCTTTTGCTTCATTCATTGTTATGCTTCTCCTCTCTGTCTTTGTCGCACGCCATATCAGCCGG TGATGGGTACACGATCAACGGTCGGGTGAAGCTTCGAA GTATGGGTGCACAAGGTTTTGGTCTTCCTGGAAAATTATCAAATGTCAAAGTTATACTAAATGGAGGCCAAAGGGTTACTTTTCTGAGACCTGATGGATATTTCTCGTT CCATAACGTGCCAGCAGGAACTCATCTAATTGAGGTGGATGCTATAGGCTATTTCTTTTCTCCG GTCCGAGTTGATGTCAGTGCCAGAAATCCAGGTAAGGTTCAGGCAACACTTACAGAGAACAGGAGGGGTCTGAATGAGTTGGTTCTAGAGCCGTTGAGAGAGGAACAGTATTATGAG ATTAGAGAACCCTTTTCCATCATGTCTCTTGTGAAAAGCCCAATGGGTCTGATGATGGGATTTATGGTGGTGGTTATGTTTCTAATGCCCAAATTAATGGAGAACATGG ACCCTGAGGAAATGAGGCGAGCACAAGAAGAAATGAGGAGCCAAGGGGTTCCCTCTCTGGCGAACATGTTACCTGGTGGTGCTGCCAGGAGTTAA
- the LOC122318416 gene encoding cysteine--tRNA ligase, chloroplastic/mitochondrial isoform X3 has product MLHLHCLPPSVEPRVSDHMLQIIDMIKQILDNGYAYRVDGDVYFNVYKFPEYGRLSGRKLEDNRAGERVAVDSRKKNPADFALWKAAKEGEPSWESPWGFGRPGWHIECSAMSAAYLGYSFDIHGGGMDLVFPHHENEIAQSCAACKESNIRYWIHNGFVTVDSEKMSKSLGNFFTIRQVIDLYHPLALRLFLMGTHYRSPINYSDVQLESASDRIFYIYQTLHDCVNVLSQNDAAVRVDLIPPDTANCINNFQNIFVDSMSDDLHTPVVLAAISDPLKTINDLLHTRKGKKQEFRIESLGALEKTIKTVLTVLGLVPTSYSEVLQQLREKALKRAKLTEDQVLEKIEERTAARRNKEYEKSDVIRKELAAVGIALMDSADGTTWRPAVPLALQEEKVTAT; this is encoded by the exons ATGTTGCATCTTCATTGCCTGCCACCTTCTGTTGAACCACGAGTATCAGATCACATGCTTCaaatcattgatatgatcaagcAG ATTCTTGATAATGGATATGCCTATAGAGTTGACGGGGATGTTTACTTCAATGTATACAAGTTTCCAGAATATGGACGATTATCTGGGCGAAAACTAGAGGATAATCGAGCTGGTGAACGAGTTGCTGTCGACTCAAGGAAGAAAAATCCAGCTGATTTTGCTTTATGGAAG GCTGCAAAGGAAGGAGAGCCATCTTGGGAGAGCCCATGGGGTTTTGGAAGACCTGGGTGGCATATTGAGTGTAGTGCCATGAGTGCTGCTTATCTGGGTTACTCTTTTGACATTCATGGTGGAGGAATGGACCTTGTGTTTCCCCACCATGAGAATGAAATTGCTCAGAGCTGTGCTGCATGTAAAGAAAGCAATATAAGGTACTGGATACACAATGGCTTTGTCACTGTTGACTCCGAGAAAATGTCCAAATCTCTTGGGAACTTCTTTACAATACGGCAG GTTATAGACCTTTACCATCCACTGGCTTTGAGACTTTTCTTGATGGGGACCCACTACCGATCTCCAATCAACTACTCTGACGTACAGCTTGAGAGTGCTTCAGATCGTATTTTCTACATTTATCAG ACATTGCATGATTGTGTAAATGTTCTAAGCCAGAACGATGCAGCTGTTCGAGTGGATCTTATCCCACCAGATACTGCAAATTGCATCAATAACTTCCAAAACATTTTTGTGGATTCAATGTCAGATGACCTTCACACTCCTGTTGTTCTGGCTGCAATATCTGACCCACTGAAGACTATCAATGATCTCCTGCATACGCGTAAG GGGAAGAAGCAAGAGTTTCGAATAGAATCACTTGGAGCTTTGGAAAAGACAATCAAGACTGTTCTGACTGTTTTAGGACTAGTGCCCACAAGTTACTCAGAG GTTTTGCAGCAGCTTAGGGAAAAAGCTTTGAAGCGTGCTAAGTTAACTGAAGACCAAGTTTTGGAAAAAATAGAAGAACGGACGGCAGCAAGAAGAAACAAGGAGTACGAAAAATCAGATGTAATTAGGAAAGAGTTAGCTGCTGTTGGGATTGCTCTTATGGACAGTGCGGATGGGACTACTTGGAGACCAGCGGTTCCACTTGCACTCCAAGAGGAGAAAGTGACGGCAACTTGA
- the LOC122318416 gene encoding cysteine--tRNA ligase, chloroplastic/mitochondrial isoform X2 — protein MSVESPRMISAISATLASMSLLIFSTGRYLRHLEYEVRYVRNFTDVDDKIIARANELGEDPISLSRRYCEEFCQDMLHLHCLPPSVEPRVSDHMLQIIDMIKQILDNGYAYRVDGDVYFNVYKFPEYGRLSGRKLEDNRAGERVAVDSRKKNPADFALWKAAKEGEPSWESPWGFGRPGWHIECSAMSAAYLGYSFDIHGGGMDLVFPHHENEIAQSCAACKESNIRYWIHNGFVTVDSEKMSKSLGNFFTIRQVIDLYHPLALRLFLMGTHYRSPINYSDVQLESASDRIFYIYQTLHDCVNVLSQNDAAVRVDLIPPDTANCINNFQNIFVDSMSDDLHTPVVLAAISDPLKTINDLLHTRKGKKQEFRIESLGALEKTIKTVLTVLGLVPTSYSEVLQQLREKALKRAKLTEDQVLEKIEERTAARRNKEYEKSDVIRKELAAVGIALMDSADGTTWRPAVPLALQEEKVTAT, from the exons ATGTCTGTGGAGTCACCGCGTATGATCTCAGCCATATCGGCCACGCTCGCGTCTATGTCACTTTTGATATTCTCTACAG GCAGATATCTTAGGCATTTGGAATATGAAGTCCGTTATGTTCGGAATTTCACCGACGTGGACGACAAG ATAATTGCTCGGGCAAATGAATTGGGGGAGGATCCAATCAGTTTGAGCAGACGCTACTGTGAAGAGTTTTGTCAAGATATGTTGCATCTTCATTGCCTGCCACCTTCTGTTGAACCACGAGTATCAGATCACATGCTTCaaatcattgatatgatcaagcAG ATTCTTGATAATGGATATGCCTATAGAGTTGACGGGGATGTTTACTTCAATGTATACAAGTTTCCAGAATATGGACGATTATCTGGGCGAAAACTAGAGGATAATCGAGCTGGTGAACGAGTTGCTGTCGACTCAAGGAAGAAAAATCCAGCTGATTTTGCTTTATGGAAG GCTGCAAAGGAAGGAGAGCCATCTTGGGAGAGCCCATGGGGTTTTGGAAGACCTGGGTGGCATATTGAGTGTAGTGCCATGAGTGCTGCTTATCTGGGTTACTCTTTTGACATTCATGGTGGAGGAATGGACCTTGTGTTTCCCCACCATGAGAATGAAATTGCTCAGAGCTGTGCTGCATGTAAAGAAAGCAATATAAGGTACTGGATACACAATGGCTTTGTCACTGTTGACTCCGAGAAAATGTCCAAATCTCTTGGGAACTTCTTTACAATACGGCAG GTTATAGACCTTTACCATCCACTGGCTTTGAGACTTTTCTTGATGGGGACCCACTACCGATCTCCAATCAACTACTCTGACGTACAGCTTGAGAGTGCTTCAGATCGTATTTTCTACATTTATCAG ACATTGCATGATTGTGTAAATGTTCTAAGCCAGAACGATGCAGCTGTTCGAGTGGATCTTATCCCACCAGATACTGCAAATTGCATCAATAACTTCCAAAACATTTTTGTGGATTCAATGTCAGATGACCTTCACACTCCTGTTGTTCTGGCTGCAATATCTGACCCACTGAAGACTATCAATGATCTCCTGCATACGCGTAAG GGGAAGAAGCAAGAGTTTCGAATAGAATCACTTGGAGCTTTGGAAAAGACAATCAAGACTGTTCTGACTGTTTTAGGACTAGTGCCCACAAGTTACTCAGAG GTTTTGCAGCAGCTTAGGGAAAAAGCTTTGAAGCGTGCTAAGTTAACTGAAGACCAAGTTTTGGAAAAAATAGAAGAACGGACGGCAGCAAGAAGAAACAAGGAGTACGAAAAATCAGATGTAATTAGGAAAGAGTTAGCTGCTGTTGGGATTGCTCTTATGGACAGTGCGGATGGGACTACTTGGAGACCAGCGGTTCCACTTGCACTCCAAGAGGAGAAAGTGACGGCAACTTGA
- the LOC122318419 gene encoding hydroxyproline O-galactosyltransferase HPGT3-like, with amino-acid sequence MESLPTTMKSERRSRSKPLQSSKPSLFMAFFSCLAWLYVAGRLWEDAENRKLLTNLLYKNALQRPKVLTVEDKLMVLGCRDLERRIVEAEMDLTLAKSQGYLKDKLQQSGSSSGQKLLAVIGVYTGFGSRLKRNVFRGSWMPKGDALRKLEERGVVIRFVIGRSANRGDSLDRNIDEEYRSTKDFLILEGHEEAQEELPKKAKFFFSTAVQNWDAEFYVKVDDSIDLDLEGLIGLLDRRRGQDGAYIGCMKSGDVISEEGKSWYEPDWWKFGDEKSYFRHASGSLLILSKNLAQYININSASLKSYAHDDISVGSWMMGLQATYIDENRLCCSSIRQDKVCSLA; translated from the exons ATGGAGAGCTTACCAACGACGATGAAATCAGAGCGGCGGTCGAGATCTAAACCTCTCCAGTCCTCCAAACCCTCGCTTTTCATGGCTTTCTTCTCATGCCTCGCTTGGCTCTACGTTGCTGGCCG GTTGTGGGAAGATGCAGAGAACAGAAAATTGCTTACCAATCTTCTTTACAAGAATGCCCTCCAG AGACCCAAGGTTCTTACGGTTGAAGATAAGCTAATGGTCCTAGGATGCAG agattTGGAGAGGAGGATTGTGGAAGCTGAAATGGACTTGACATTGGCTAAGAGTCAAGGGTATCTCAAGGACAAATTGCAGCAAAGTGGGTCTTCTTCTGGCCAAAAGCTTCTTGCTGTTATTGGAGTTTATACTGGATTTGGCAGTCGCTTGAAGCGAAATGTGTTTAGAGGGTCTTGGATGCCTAAAG GTGATGCCTTGAGAAAACTTGAAGAAAGAGGAGTGGTCATTCGTTTTGTAATCGGGCGGAG TGCTAATCGAGGTGATAGCTTAGATCGCAATATTGATGAGGAATATCGCTCAACAAAGGATTTCTTGATTCTT GAAGGTCATGAGGAGGCTCAAGAAGAGCTGCCTAAGAAAGCAAAGTTCTTCTTCAGTACTGCAGTTCAAAATTGGGATGCAGAATTTTATGTAAAAGTTGATGACAGTATAGACCTTGATCTGG AGGGGTTAATTGGACTTCTCGACCGTCGTCGTGGTCAAGATGGTGCTTACATTGGGTGCATGAAGTCAGGAGATGTGATATCTGAAGA GGGAAAGTCTTGGTATGAACCTGATTGGTGGAAATTTGGCGATGAGAAGTC GTACTTCCGACATGCTTCTGGCTCTCTTCTTATACTCTCCAAGAATTTAGCTCAGTATATTAACATCAACAG TGCATCTCTTAAATCATACGCTCATGATGATATATCAGTGGGTTCATGGATGATGGGCCTCCAAGCAACTTATATAGACGAGAACCGCCTTTGCTGCAGTAGCATTAGACAAG ACAAGGTGTGTTCCCTGGCTTGA
- the LOC122318303 gene encoding uncharacterized protein LOC122318303 isoform X2, giving the protein MDFEVDQGKENQSVLILLETLKKASKDLQSNSIFLTNNNDSKITVEILSRVVEAEAATVLPSDPKLLNISQLLCNLKTLLEKLEKFQGYGLKSILHRQITNYKISQVAFTTEAEIQSFLDRNIVQILARTLKESADEDKKVRVLIEFKNRVCQGFDRAFQHLILRAKVFSILESLLCNSTCSKRARDHAALVVDALVRFNRNVFVGLVLMGPTVGALISMGSCRSAKVLCSLITFIRTPLVDEMESNGEIPRIINLLSSEDLSIRAAALDCILELAYFGREEVILAMLGEDLVRKLVELQRLENGSGVLEKENGGTYVGTESDTKLDEKGSKNMENHPFESCVTRFAVQVEVGEGLSSIEKREVKLEILRRVRETSISDAESATIEAEPTGTTRVPH; this is encoded by the exons ATGGATTTCGAAGTTGATCAGGGAAAGGAAAATCAATCTGTTCTAATACTCCTAGAGACGCTGAAGAAGGCCTCCAAAGATCTACAAAGCAACTCCATTTTCCTAACCAACAACAACGATTCGAAAATTACCGTTGAAATCCTTTCTAGGGTGGTCGAAGCCGAGGCTGCTACTGTTCTTCCCTCAGACCCTAAACTTCTCAACATCTCTCAGCTGCTCTGCAACCTCAAGACCTTACTCGAGAAGCTCGAAAAATTTCAGGGCTACGGCCTCAAATCCATCCTTCACCGGCAAATCACAAACTACAAGATCTCCCAGGTTGCTTTCACGACTGAGGCTGAAATTCAATCATTTCTAGACCGCAATATCGTTCAAATCCTTGCAAGAACGTTGAAGGAATCGGCGGACGAGGACAAGAAAGTTAgggtcttgattgagttcaaaaATCGGGTGTGCCAAGGTTTCGATAGAGCTTTTCAACATTTGATTTTAAGAGCGAAGGTATTTTCGATTCTTGAATCTTTACTTTGTAACTCAACGTGTTCGAAGCGGGCTCGAGACCATGCGGCTCTGGTCGTAGATGCTTTAGTTAGATTCAACAGGAATGTTTTTGTGGGATTGGTGCTCATGGGTCCTACTGTTGGGGCCTTGATTTCGATGGGTTCATGTCGTTCGGCCAAAGTTCTTTGCTCACTGATCACATTTATCAGAACTCCATTGGTAGATGAAATGGAGTCTAACGGTGAAATCCCAAGAATTATTAACCTATTGAGCTCGGAAGATTTGTCTATTCGAGCTGCAGCCTTGGACTGCATTCTCGAACTTGCTTATTTTGGGAGGGAAGAAGTTATCCTAGCAATGCTTGGAGAAGATTTGGTCAGGAAGCTCGTGGAGTTGCAAAGATTGGAAAATGGAAGTGGTGTACTTGAGAAAGAGAACGGAGGAACTTATGTTGGAACAGAGTCAGACACGAAATTAGACGAAAAAGGGAGTAAAAACATGGAGAATCATCCATTTGAAAGCTGTGTTACAAGGTTTGCAGTGCAAGTGGAAGTGGGGGAAGGATTGAGTAGCATAGAGAAAAGAGAAGTTAAATTGGAGATTCTGAGGAGAGTCAGAGAGACCTCTATTTCCGATGCAGAGTCAGCCACCATTGAGGCTGAG CCAACAGGGACAACACGAGTGCCCCACTAG
- the LOC122318416 gene encoding cysteine--tRNA ligase, chloroplastic/mitochondrial isoform X1, producing MATLLKFCRPFCPIRFPNLTRKIRLTTHLSHNTLFFNPKSGRSSLIRCTRLSSLSSSQPSELWLYNTMTKNKQVFEPKLEGQVGMYVCGVTAYDLSHIGHARVYVTFDILYRYLRHLEYEVRYVRNFTDVDDKIIARANELGEDPISLSRRYCEEFCQDMLHLHCLPPSVEPRVSDHMLQIIDMIKQILDNGYAYRVDGDVYFNVYKFPEYGRLSGRKLEDNRAGERVAVDSRKKNPADFALWKAAKEGEPSWESPWGFGRPGWHIECSAMSAAYLGYSFDIHGGGMDLVFPHHENEIAQSCAACKESNIRYWIHNGFVTVDSEKMSKSLGNFFTIRQVIDLYHPLALRLFLMGTHYRSPINYSDVQLESASDRIFYIYQTLHDCVNVLSQNDAAVRVDLIPPDTANCINNFQNIFVDSMSDDLHTPVVLAAISDPLKTINDLLHTRKGKKQEFRIESLGALEKTIKTVLTVLGLVPTSYSEVLQQLREKALKRAKLTEDQVLEKIEERTAARRNKEYEKSDVIRKELAAVGIALMDSADGTTWRPAVPLALQEEKVTAT from the exons ATGGCTACGCTCCTCAAGTTTTGCAGACCTTTCTGCCCCATCCGTTTCCCTAACTTGACGCGGAAGATTCGACTCACCACTCACCTCTCCCATAATACCCTCTTCTTCAATCCGAAGTCCGGGAGGAGCAGCCTTATCCGATGCACTCGTCTCAGTTCTTTGAGCTCGTCTCAGCCGTCGGAGCTGTGGCTGTACAACACAATGACCAAAAATAAGCAAGTGTTCGAGCCCAAATTGGAGGGCCAGGTCGGCATGTATGTCTGTGGAGTCACCGCGTATGATCTCAGCCATATCGGCCACGCTCGCGTCTATGTCACTTTTGATATTCTCTACAG ATATCTTAGGCATTTGGAATATGAAGTCCGTTATGTTCGGAATTTCACCGACGTGGACGACAAG ATAATTGCTCGGGCAAATGAATTGGGGGAGGATCCAATCAGTTTGAGCAGACGCTACTGTGAAGAGTTTTGTCAAGATATGTTGCATCTTCATTGCCTGCCACCTTCTGTTGAACCACGAGTATCAGATCACATGCTTCaaatcattgatatgatcaagcAG ATTCTTGATAATGGATATGCCTATAGAGTTGACGGGGATGTTTACTTCAATGTATACAAGTTTCCAGAATATGGACGATTATCTGGGCGAAAACTAGAGGATAATCGAGCTGGTGAACGAGTTGCTGTCGACTCAAGGAAGAAAAATCCAGCTGATTTTGCTTTATGGAAG GCTGCAAAGGAAGGAGAGCCATCTTGGGAGAGCCCATGGGGTTTTGGAAGACCTGGGTGGCATATTGAGTGTAGTGCCATGAGTGCTGCTTATCTGGGTTACTCTTTTGACATTCATGGTGGAGGAATGGACCTTGTGTTTCCCCACCATGAGAATGAAATTGCTCAGAGCTGTGCTGCATGTAAAGAAAGCAATATAAGGTACTGGATACACAATGGCTTTGTCACTGTTGACTCCGAGAAAATGTCCAAATCTCTTGGGAACTTCTTTACAATACGGCAG GTTATAGACCTTTACCATCCACTGGCTTTGAGACTTTTCTTGATGGGGACCCACTACCGATCTCCAATCAACTACTCTGACGTACAGCTTGAGAGTGCTTCAGATCGTATTTTCTACATTTATCAG ACATTGCATGATTGTGTAAATGTTCTAAGCCAGAACGATGCAGCTGTTCGAGTGGATCTTATCCCACCAGATACTGCAAATTGCATCAATAACTTCCAAAACATTTTTGTGGATTCAATGTCAGATGACCTTCACACTCCTGTTGTTCTGGCTGCAATATCTGACCCACTGAAGACTATCAATGATCTCCTGCATACGCGTAAG GGGAAGAAGCAAGAGTTTCGAATAGAATCACTTGGAGCTTTGGAAAAGACAATCAAGACTGTTCTGACTGTTTTAGGACTAGTGCCCACAAGTTACTCAGAG GTTTTGCAGCAGCTTAGGGAAAAAGCTTTGAAGCGTGCTAAGTTAACTGAAGACCAAGTTTTGGAAAAAATAGAAGAACGGACGGCAGCAAGAAGAAACAAGGAGTACGAAAAATCAGATGTAATTAGGAAAGAGTTAGCTGCTGTTGGGATTGCTCTTATGGACAGTGCGGATGGGACTACTTGGAGACCAGCGGTTCCACTTGCACTCCAAGAGGAGAAAGTGACGGCAACTTGA
- the LOC122318303 gene encoding uncharacterized protein LOC122318303 isoform X1 encodes MDFEVDQGKENQSVLILLETLKKASKDLQSNSIFLTNNNDSKITVEILSRVVEAEAATVLPSDPKLLNISQLLCNLKTLLEKLEKFQGYGLKSILHRQITNYKISQVAFTTEAEIQSFLDRNIVQILARTLKESADEDKKVRVLIEFKNRVCQGFDRAFQHLILRAKVFSILESLLCNSTCSKRARDHAALVVDALVRFNRNVFVGLVLMGPTVGALISMGSCRSAKVLCSLITFIRTPLVDEMESNGEIPRIINLLSSEDLSIRAAALDCILELAYFGREEVILAMLGEDLVRKLVELQRLENGSGVLEKENGGTYVGTESDTKLDEKGSKNMENHPFESCVTRFAVQVEVGEGLSSIEKREVKLEILRRVRETSISDAESATIEAEVITLIFETSQQGQHECPTSLREKQEHKLCPRNQWRWIFFV; translated from the exons ATGGATTTCGAAGTTGATCAGGGAAAGGAAAATCAATCTGTTCTAATACTCCTAGAGACGCTGAAGAAGGCCTCCAAAGATCTACAAAGCAACTCCATTTTCCTAACCAACAACAACGATTCGAAAATTACCGTTGAAATCCTTTCTAGGGTGGTCGAAGCCGAGGCTGCTACTGTTCTTCCCTCAGACCCTAAACTTCTCAACATCTCTCAGCTGCTCTGCAACCTCAAGACCTTACTCGAGAAGCTCGAAAAATTTCAGGGCTACGGCCTCAAATCCATCCTTCACCGGCAAATCACAAACTACAAGATCTCCCAGGTTGCTTTCACGACTGAGGCTGAAATTCAATCATTTCTAGACCGCAATATCGTTCAAATCCTTGCAAGAACGTTGAAGGAATCGGCGGACGAGGACAAGAAAGTTAgggtcttgattgagttcaaaaATCGGGTGTGCCAAGGTTTCGATAGAGCTTTTCAACATTTGATTTTAAGAGCGAAGGTATTTTCGATTCTTGAATCTTTACTTTGTAACTCAACGTGTTCGAAGCGGGCTCGAGACCATGCGGCTCTGGTCGTAGATGCTTTAGTTAGATTCAACAGGAATGTTTTTGTGGGATTGGTGCTCATGGGTCCTACTGTTGGGGCCTTGATTTCGATGGGTTCATGTCGTTCGGCCAAAGTTCTTTGCTCACTGATCACATTTATCAGAACTCCATTGGTAGATGAAATGGAGTCTAACGGTGAAATCCCAAGAATTATTAACCTATTGAGCTCGGAAGATTTGTCTATTCGAGCTGCAGCCTTGGACTGCATTCTCGAACTTGCTTATTTTGGGAGGGAAGAAGTTATCCTAGCAATGCTTGGAGAAGATTTGGTCAGGAAGCTCGTGGAGTTGCAAAGATTGGAAAATGGAAGTGGTGTACTTGAGAAAGAGAACGGAGGAACTTATGTTGGAACAGAGTCAGACACGAAATTAGACGAAAAAGGGAGTAAAAACATGGAGAATCATCCATTTGAAAGCTGTGTTACAAGGTTTGCAGTGCAAGTGGAAGTGGGGGAAGGATTGAGTAGCATAGAGAAAAGAGAAGTTAAATTGGAGATTCTGAGGAGAGTCAGAGAGACCTCTATTTCCGATGCAGAGTCAGCCACCATTGAGGCTGAG gtaataacACTGATATTTGAAACCAGCCAACAGGGACAACACGAGTGCCCCACTAGCTTAAGAGAAAAACAAGAGCACAAACTGTGCCCCAGAAACCAGTGGCGATGGATATTCTTTGTGTAG